Proteins from one Coffea arabica cultivar ET-39 chromosome 8c, Coffea Arabica ET-39 HiFi, whole genome shotgun sequence genomic window:
- the LOC113707406 gene encoding 8-hydroxygeraniol oxidoreductase-like yields the protein MTKSTPSVVTCKAAVVWKSGEPPKIEEIQVDPPKASEVRVKMLLASLCHTDILCCHGLPVPLFPRIPGHEGVGMVESVGENVTNLKEGDIVMPLYLAECGECLNCISGKTNLCHKYPLGFSGLLLDGTSRMSIRGQAIYHHFSCSTWSEYIVIEAPYAVKVDPRVSLPHASFLCCGFTTGFGAAWKEITVEKGSTVAVLGLGAVGLGVAGGARMQGASRIIGVDRNEMKREKGEAFGMTEFINPKGSDKSISDLIKEVTGGLGVDYCFECTGVPDLLNEAIEASKIGLGTSVLIGAGFETSGDFKYIPLICGRTLKGSIYGGVRPKSDLPLLLEKCANKEIPLDELITHEVTLDAINRGFEYLKHPDCVKVVVKF from the exons ATGACCAAGAGCACCCCAAGCGTAGTCACATGCAAAG CTGCTGTGGTATGGAAATCAGGGGAGCCACCCAAAATTGAAGAAATACAAGTGGATCCACCAAAAGCATCAGAAGTTAGGGTCAAGATGCTTCTTGCCAGTTTGTGCCACACTGATATCTTATGTTGCCATGGCCTCCCAGTT CCTTTATTCCCTCGAATTCCTGGACATGAAGGAGTTGG CATGGTGGAGAGTGTTGGTGAAAATGTTACAAACCTGAAAGAAGGGGATATAGTGATGCCACTCTACTTGGCTGAATGTGGAGAATGCCTCAATTGCATATCAGGAAAGACAAATTTATGCCACAAGTATCCTTTAGGTTTCAGTGGCCTTTTATTGGATGGTACTTCAAGAATGTCAATTAGAGGACAGGCTATTTACCACCATTTCAGCTGCTCCACCTGGTCTGAATACATAGTCATTGAGGCTCCCTATGCTGTCAAGGTTGATCCAAGGGTATCCCTTCCTCATGCTAGCTTCCTCTGTTGTGGGTTCACCACAGGCTTTGGTGCAGCCTGGAAAGAAATCACCGTTGAGAAGGGCTCAACCGTTGCTGTACTAGGTCTTGGTGCTGTGGGGCTTGGC GTGGCAGGAGGAGCTCGGATGCAAGGGGCGTCTAGAATAATTGGAGTAGACAGAAATGAGATGAAACGTGAAAAGGGAGAGGCATTTGGGATGACTGAGTTCATAAATCCCAAGGGCTCTGACAAATCAATTTCAGATCTGATTAAAGAAGTTACCGGAGGATTGGGAGTGGACTACTGTTTTGAGTGCACTGGCGTGCCAGACTTGCTCAATGAAGCTATTGAAGCCTCAAAAATT GGACTTGGAACATCCGTGCTTATTGGAGCCGGATTTGAGACAAGTGGTGATTTCAAGTACATTCCACTCATATGTGGTCGAACACTGAAAGGATCTATCTATGGTGGTGTGAGACCCAAGTCAGATCTTCCACTGTTACTAGAGAAATGTGCAAACAAG GAAATTCCACTGGATGAGTTAATTACACATGAAGTGACATTGGATGCAATTAACAGAGGATTTGAGTACCTGAAACACCCAGACTGTGTCAAGGTCGTCGTCAAGTTCTGA
- the LOC113706107 gene encoding putative late blight resistance protein homolog R1B-17 yields the protein MILRNSKEVEGSKATNLKSKSEEEIEKEIDEEGRIREDPKIFDGGCPNELLKAGMEIAKNCRGLPLSVVTIAGLLERTEKQQASWKSILESLSARLIDDPQTQCMDIIQLSYMHLPNYLKACLLYFGSFLEDEDIPVSKLIRLWIAEGFIRQTVVCSLENLAENYLTDLIGRSMIAVAKKGPKGRVKSCCLHDMIRDFCLSKAKEENFFQVITRYDEPFTSFDDFDCGADFIDHYPPKPTSDISFIPHHFKLLRVLDLECINMGISFPPGIELLVQLRYLAVSGDIDFIPPSISNLRKLESFIVKGLKGKVVLPDSIWSMERLRHLHVNTHVDFNFQDDKPGNSLKLVNLVSFSLPSIARGKAANMILRRMPNLSKFECIYLESWDAYTNYNRFRVLDLLIHLESLKILYVGRALNPGELNLPWNLKKLTLSSFRLPWTHISAIGRLPNLEVLKLVSRAFEGPRWDMREVEFLGLKYLKLDSLNIVQWNASSDHLPNLQQLHLQNCKDVEEVPLAFADINTLQMIEVQSCGLTTEESVKRIGNECMEGLKIIINNKIHL from the exons ATGATACTGAGAAATAGCAAGGAAGTAGAGGGGTCAAAGGCCACGAACCTAAAGAGTAAAAGTGAAGAAGAGATCGAAAAGGAGATTGACGAAGAAGGGCGCATTCGCGAAGACCCTAAG ATATTCGATGGAGGCTGTCCCAATGAACTGTTGAAAGCTGGAATGGAAATTGCTAAAAACTGTCGTGGATTACCTCTTTCAGTTGTTACAATAGCTGGTCTGTTGGAAAGAACAGAAAAGCAACAGGCTTCTTGGAAAAGCATTCTAGAAAGTTTAAGCGCGCGGTTAATTGATGATCCACAGACCCAGTGCATGGATATCATACAGCTGAGCTACATGCATTTACCTAATTATCTAAAAGCATGCTTACTTTACTTTGGGTCATTTCTGGAGGATGAAGATATTCCAGTAAGCAAACTGATCAGGCTATGGATAGCAGAAGGTTTCATTAGGCAAACTGTTGTATGTAGCTTAGAAAATCTTGCTGAGAATTATTTGACAGACTTAATTGGTAGAAGCATGATTGCAGTTGCCAAAAAAGGACCGAAGGGAAGGGTCAAATCATGTTGTCTTCATGACATGATACGTGATTTCTGCTTGTCAAAAGCCAAAGAAGAGAACTTTTTCCAGGTAATCACTAGGTATGATGAACCATTCACCTCTTTTGATGACTTTGACTGTGGAGCTGATTTTATTGACCATTATCCTCCAAAGCCT ACCTCTGACATCTCATTCATCCCTCACCACTTCAAACTTCTCAGGGTATTGGATTTGGAATGCATCAACATGGGCATATCCTTTCCCCCTGGAATCGAACTATTGGTTCAGTTGAGATATTTAGCTGTTAGTGGGGATATAGACTTCATCCCACCATCAATATCCAATCTCCGGAAATTAGAATCTTTCATTGTGAAGGGGTTGAAAGGAAAGGTTGTATTGCCAGATTCGATATGGTCCATGGAGAGGTTAAGGCACCTTCATGTGAATACTCATGTTGATTTCAACTTTCAAGATGACAAGCCTGGCAATTCGTTGAAGTTGGTGAACTTAGTCTCCTTTTCCTTGCCATCAATTGCTCGCGGCAAAGCTGCAAATATGATATTGAGGAGGATGCCCAACCTCAGCAAATTCGAATGCATATATCTGGAATCATGGGATGCTTATACAAATTACAACAGGTTTCGGGTGTTAGACCTTCTAATTCATCTGGAGTCACTGAAGATACTTTATGTTGGTCGGGCACTTAATCCTGGTGAACTTAATCTCCCCTGGAACCTGAAGAAGTTGACTTTATCAAGTTTTCGCCTACCGTGGACGCATATTTCAGCTATTGGAAGACTACCAAACCTTGAAGTCCTCAAATTAGTTTCCAGAGCATTTGAGGGTCCAAGGTGGGATATGAGGGAAGTGGAGTTCCTTGGACTCAAGTACTTGAAATTGGACAGTCTGAACATTGTCCAGTGGAATGCATCAAGTGATCACCTTCCCAATCTCCAGCAACTACACTTGCAAAACTGTAAGGACGTTGAGGAAGTTCCACTAGCTTTTGCAGATATTAATACATTGCAGATGATTGAAGTGCAATCCTGTGGGCTAACTACAGAAGAGTCAGTTAAAAGGATTGGTAATGAATGCATGGAGGGGCTCAAGATCATTATCAATAACAAGATTCATCTCTGA
- the LOC113705501 gene encoding vesicle-fusing ATPase, whose protein sequence is MQGVIEGQKDLDGMQLGMISAETCMIFKTSYPRRVKILNQHEPSSIFRQKEFDFQSLGVGTDESFKEMFLGMIASRMYHPRVARKYGVKHVKGFLIHGPSGTGKTLLARTLGVILKNTKAIDVKSGILKRISRRLFISGRAHVRNCRRIPKSRTRGIGSSRVN, encoded by the exons ATGCAAGGTGTTATAGAAGGGCAAAAGGATTTGGATGGAATGCAGCTTGGGATGATCTCGGCTGAAACATGCATGATTTTCAAGACATCATACCCTAGAAGAGTAAAG ATACTCAACCAGCATGAACCAAGCAGCATCTTTCGGCAGAAAGAATTCGACTTTCAATCACTGGGTGTTGGTACTGATGAATCATTTAAAGAGATGTTCCTGGGGATGATTGCCTCGAGGATGTACCATCCACGCGTTGCCAGAAA ATATGGTGTCAAGCATGTGAAAGGTTTCCTAATCCATGGACCTTCTGGTACGGGGAAGACTCTCTTAGCTCGCACACTTGGGGTCATTTTGAAAAACACCAAG GCGATTGATGTTAAAAGTGGTATCTTGAAGAgaatttccagaagacttttCATCTCAGGGCGTGCCCACGTTAGAAACTGTAGAAGGATACCCAAAAGCAGGACTCGCGGGATTGGTAGCAGCAGGGTCAATTAG